The following proteins come from a genomic window of Paucimonas lemoignei:
- the soj_3 gene encoding cobyrinic acid a,c-diamide synthase — MRVWAVANQKGGVGKTTSTIALAGLLAEAGKRVVVVDLDPHGSMTSYFGHDPDQLEHSVYDLFLHKGNIPDGLPGQLLLPTSDERISLLPSSTALATLERQSPGQNGLGLVIAKSLAQLWQDFDYALIDSPPLLGVLMVNALAASQQLVIPVQTEFLAVKGLERMVNTLAMINRSRKVPLPYTIVPTLFDRRTQASMGTLKLLRDSFPEHVWKAYVPVDTRLRDASRAGVTPSQFDNKSRAVLAYRALLKHLLSEQLMAQVA, encoded by the coding sequence ATGAGAGTCTGGGCAGTAGCCAATCAAAAAGGTGGCGTCGGTAAGACCACCTCCACCATCGCGTTAGCCGGGCTGTTGGCCGAGGCGGGCAAGCGCGTGGTCGTGGTCGATCTGGACCCCCATGGCTCGATGACCAGTTATTTCGGGCACGACCCGGACCAGCTGGAACACAGCGTATACGACCTGTTCCTGCACAAAGGCAACATCCCGGACGGGCTTCCCGGCCAGCTGTTGCTGCCCACCAGCGACGAGCGTATTTCGCTGCTGCCGTCGAGCACCGCGCTGGCGACGCTTGAGCGTCAGAGCCCCGGCCAGAACGGTCTGGGTCTGGTGATCGCCAAAAGCCTGGCGCAGCTGTGGCAGGATTTTGATTACGCATTGATCGACAGCCCCCCATTGCTGGGCGTACTGATGGTCAATGCGCTGGCGGCCAGCCAGCAACTGGTGATCCCGGTGCAGACCGAGTTCCTGGCCGTCAAAGGCCTGGAGCGCATGGTCAACACCCTGGCGATGATCAACCGCTCGCGAAAGGTGCCATTGCCTTACACCATCGTCCCGACGCTGTTCGACCGCCGTACCCAGGCGTCCATGGGCACCTTGAAACTGCTGCGCGACAGTTTTCCCGAGCATGTCTGGAAAGCCTATGTGCCGGTCGACACGCGCTTGCGCGACGCCAGCCGGGCCGGGGTGACCCCCTCGCAGTTCGACAACAAGAGCCGCGCGGTGCTGGCCTACCGGGCGCTGCTCAAGCATTTACTGTCCGAACAGCTCATGGCGCAGGTGGCCTGA
- the motB_2 gene encoding flagellar motor protein MotD, with protein MARRRRPEEHENHERWLVSYADFITLLFAFFVVMYSISSVNEGKYKILSEALVGVFSEPERSMKPIPIGEQRPVTVKPAQPLVKDSEQTDAGLAQNVSDPLKTIADEVRDGFGDLIKSDQMTVRGNELWIEIELKSSMLFGSGDAMPSDKAFTIIEKVAKIIKPFDNPIHVEGFTDDQPISTAQYPTNWELSSARAASIVRMLAMEGINPARMASVGYGEFQPVASNTTADGRGRNRRVVLVISRNLDVRRSLTATGTTNTQQPDSAMRRAGTQTAPTPVSPAARGNSVNSSSSAR; from the coding sequence ATGGCTCGACGTCGTCGACCCGAAGAGCACGAAAATCACGAACGCTGGCTGGTGTCCTACGCGGACTTCATCACCTTGCTGTTCGCCTTTTTCGTGGTCATGTACTCGATTTCGTCGGTGAACGAAGGCAAGTACAAAATCCTCTCCGAGGCGCTGGTCGGCGTGTTCAGTGAGCCGGAAAGAAGCATGAAGCCGATCCCCATCGGCGAGCAACGCCCGGTTACGGTCAAACCCGCGCAGCCCCTGGTCAAGGACAGCGAACAGACCGACGCTGGCCTGGCCCAGAACGTCAGCGATCCGCTCAAGACCATCGCCGATGAAGTGCGCGACGGCTTTGGCGACTTGATCAAATCCGACCAGATGACGGTGCGCGGCAACGAGCTGTGGATTGAAATCGAGCTCAAATCCAGCATGTTGTTCGGCAGCGGCGACGCCATGCCCAGCGACAAGGCGTTCACCATCATCGAGAAGGTCGCGAAGATCATCAAACCCTTCGACAACCCGATTCACGTTGAAGGCTTCACCGATGACCAGCCCATCAGCACGGCGCAATACCCCACCAACTGGGAGCTGTCCTCGGCGCGTGCCGCCAGCATCGTGCGCATGCTCGCCATGGAGGGCATCAACCCGGCCCGCATGGCTTCGGTCGGTTATGGCGAGTTCCAGCCCGTGGCGTCCAACACCACGGCCGATGGCCGTGGGCGTAATCGTCGTGTGGTGCTGGTGATCTCGCGCAACCTGGATGTTCGCCGCAGCCTCACCGCGACCGGCACCACCAATACGCAACAACCGGACTCGGCCATGCGCCGTGCTGGCACACAAACTGCACCTACGCCAGTCAGCCCGGCTGCACGGGGTAATAGCGTCAATTCTTCGTCATCCGCACGTTAG
- the motC gene encoding flagellar motor protein codes for MDVLSLIGLILAFVAIIGGNYLEGGHLAALLNGPAALIVLGGTLAASMLQSSMSAFKRAVQIAGWILFPPRIDLPGGIDRVINWSMIARKEGLLGLEAVADAEPDSYSRKGLQLLVDGAEPQAIRSILEVDFVTQETRDIQAAKVYESMGGYAPTVGIIGAVMGLIHVMGNLADPSQLGSGIAVAFVATIYGVASANLILLPVANKLKGIALRQSRYREMVLEGLLSIAEGENPRSIELKLQGFME; via the coding sequence ATGGATGTTTTGAGTCTGATCGGGCTGATCCTCGCGTTTGTCGCAATCATCGGTGGTAACTATCTGGAGGGCGGGCACCTTGCCGCGCTGCTCAATGGTCCAGCGGCGTTGATCGTATTGGGCGGCACATTGGCGGCGTCGATGCTGCAGTCATCCATGAGCGCCTTCAAACGTGCGGTGCAGATTGCGGGCTGGATTCTGTTCCCGCCGCGTATTGATCTGCCAGGCGGCATCGACCGGGTCATCAACTGGAGCATGATCGCCCGCAAGGAGGGTCTGCTGGGGCTTGAGGCCGTGGCCGATGCCGAGCCCGACAGCTACTCGCGCAAGGGCCTGCAATTGTTGGTCGACGGGGCTGAGCCGCAAGCGATTCGCAGCATCCTGGAAGTGGATTTCGTCACCCAGGAAACCCGCGATATCCAGGCCGCCAAAGTCTACGAAAGCATGGGCGGTTACGCACCGACCGTGGGCATCATCGGTGCGGTCATGGGCCTGATCCATGTCATGGGCAACCTGGCGGATCCGAGCCAGTTGGGCAGCGGTATCGCCGTGGCGTTTGTCGCGACTATCTATGGCGTGGCGTCGGCCAACCTGATCCTGCTGCCGGTCGCCAACAAGCTCAAGGGCATTGCCCTGCGGCAGTCGCGCTATCGCGAAATGGTCCTCGAAGGGCTGCTGTCCATCGCCGAGGGTGAAAACCCGCGCTCCATCGAACTCAAGCTGCAAGGCTTCATGGAGTAA
- the cheB1 gene encoding chemotaxis protein CheB: protein MVVKVLVVDDSGFFRRRVTEILSSDPNIKVVGTATNGKEAIDLALSLKPDVITMDYEMPMMDGITAVRHIMQRSPTPVLMFSSLTHEGARVTLDALDAGAVDFLPKNFEDISRNPDKVKQLLCEKVHSIARSNRRMGSFSASAPAPTPTPAPTPAASPSYTSTSARAASPAPAPAPTRSLPPRSTPAPAERTSHAHPSPAPKRKAYKLVAIGTSTGGPVALQRVLTQLPANFPAPIVLIQHMPAAFTKAFAERLDKLCQISVKEAEDGDILRPGLALLAPGGKQMMVDGRGAVKILPGDERLNYKPCVDITFGSAAKSYGDKVLAVVLTGMGADGREGARLLKQGGSHVWAQDEASCVIYGMPMAIVKADLADAIYSLDDIGRHLVEACV, encoded by the coding sequence ATGGTAGTCAAGGTATTGGTGGTGGACGACTCCGGTTTCTTCCGCCGCCGCGTCACGGAAATTCTTTCTTCAGATCCAAACATCAAGGTTGTGGGCACCGCAACCAATGGCAAAGAAGCAATCGACCTGGCGCTGTCCCTCAAGCCAGACGTCATTACCATGGACTACGAAATGCCCATGATGGACGGCATCACTGCCGTGCGTCATATCATGCAGCGCAGCCCGACTCCGGTGCTGATGTTCTCCTCACTGACTCACGAAGGTGCCCGCGTTACGCTGGATGCGCTGGACGCCGGTGCGGTCGACTTCCTGCCCAAGAACTTCGAAGACATCTCGCGCAACCCTGACAAGGTCAAGCAGTTGCTGTGCGAGAAAGTCCACAGCATTGCCCGCAGCAATCGACGCATGGGCAGCTTCAGTGCTTCTGCGCCTGCGCCAACACCGACACCCGCGCCGACGCCTGCAGCCAGCCCCTCGTATACGTCGACATCGGCTCGCGCGGCCAGCCCGGCACCTGCGCCGGCACCCACCCGCAGCCTGCCGCCGCGCTCCACGCCAGCCCCGGCCGAGCGCACGTCACACGCGCATCCGTCGCCTGCGCCCAAGCGCAAAGCCTACAAACTGGTTGCCATTGGTACGTCCACAGGCGGCCCGGTGGCGCTGCAGCGGGTTCTGACGCAATTGCCTGCCAATTTCCCGGCACCGATTGTCTTGATCCAGCACATGCCCGCCGCCTTCACCAAGGCCTTCGCCGAACGCCTGGACAAGCTGTGCCAGATCAGCGTCAAGGAAGCCGAGGATGGTGACATCCTGCGTCCTGGCCTTGCGCTGTTGGCGCCGGGCGGCAAGCAGATGATGGTCGACGGTCGTGGCGCGGTGAAGATTCTGCCCGGCGACGAACGCCTCAACTACAAGCCGTGCGTCGACATCACCTTCGGTTCTGCCGCCAAGTCCTACGGGGACAAAGTGCTCGCCGTGGTGTTGACCGGCATGGGCGCCGATGGCCGCGAAGGCGCGCGCCTGCTCAAGCAGGGCGGCAGTCATGTCTGGGCGCAGGACGAAGCCAGCTGCGTGATCTATGGCATGCCCATGGCGATCGTCAAAGCTGATCTGGCTGATGCGATCTACAGCCTCGATGACATCGGCAGGCACTTGGTCGAGGCGTGCGTCTGA
- the cheA_3 gene encoding CheW-like protein: MSFGADEEILQDFLVEAGEILEQLSEQLVELESRPDDADLLNAIFRGFHTVKGGAGFLQLHELVECCHIAENVFDILRKGERRVDSELMDVVLEALDAVNGMFSQVRERSEVTPATPELLAALARLAEPASADEVVEAAVQEPEPAEAVSEAASDEITDTEFEALLDSLNAAKEQAAAPATAPVAAAASPASSSDEITDSEFESLLDQLHGKGQFAADAKPPAAPAPVAAAGGKAESGDITDDEFEALLDQLHGKGSFDPGAAASAVAPAPAPVAASAAAGKGDEITDNEFEALLDELHGKGKFEPDVAAVAAPAAVAKAAPAAAAKPAPAPAPAAKPAAAPAKAAAPAPAPAKAPAPTGEKPVASEAETTVRVDTARLDEIMNMVGELVLVRNRLVRLGLNSGDEAMSKAVSNLDVVTADLQTAVMKTRMQPIKKVFGRFPRLVRDLARQLKKEINLELVGEETDLDKNLVEALADPLVHLVRNAVDHGIETPEEREASGKSRGGRVILSAEQEGDHILLSISDDGKGMDPNVLRAIAVKRGVMDKDAADRLSDSDCYNLIFAPGFSTKTEISDVSGRGVGMDVVKTKIAQLNGTINIYSTKGQGSKIVIKVPLTLAIMPTLMVMLGNQAFAFPLVNVNEIFHLDLSTTNVVDGQEVVIVRDKALPLFYLKRWLVSSAAHEEQHEGHVVILSVGTQRIGFVVDQLVGQEEVVIKPLGKMLQGTPGMSGATITGDGRIALILDVPSMLKRYAARRI, from the coding sequence ATGAGCTTCGGCGCCGATGAAGAAATCCTTCAGGATTTTCTGGTAGAGGCCGGAGAAATTCTCGAGCAATTGTCTGAACAGCTGGTCGAGCTGGAAAGCCGACCTGATGACGCAGACTTGCTCAATGCAATTTTTCGCGGTTTTCACACTGTAAAAGGGGGCGCCGGCTTCCTCCAGCTCCATGAGCTGGTGGAGTGCTGCCACATCGCCGAGAACGTCTTCGACATCCTGCGCAAGGGTGAGCGTCGCGTTGACTCGGAATTGATGGACGTGGTCCTTGAAGCGCTGGATGCGGTAAACGGCATGTTCAGCCAGGTGCGCGAGCGCAGCGAAGTCACTCCGGCCACGCCCGAGTTGCTTGCGGCCCTGGCCCGCCTGGCGGAACCGGCATCGGCTGATGAAGTCGTCGAAGCTGCCGTGCAAGAGCCCGAGCCTGCTGAAGCGGTCTCAGAAGCTGCGTCCGATGAAATTACCGACACCGAATTCGAAGCTCTGCTCGACTCCCTCAATGCGGCCAAAGAACAGGCAGCAGCACCTGCCACCGCTCCTGTAGCCGCTGCGGCCAGTCCTGCTTCGAGCAGCGATGAAATCACCGACTCGGAGTTCGAATCCCTGCTCGATCAGTTGCATGGCAAAGGGCAGTTTGCTGCCGATGCCAAGCCACCGGCCGCACCAGCGCCTGTTGCTGCAGCGGGCGGCAAGGCCGAGAGCGGTGATATCACCGACGATGAATTCGAAGCCTTGCTCGACCAGTTGCACGGCAAGGGCTCGTTTGACCCTGGCGCCGCTGCATCGGCTGTCGCACCAGCACCTGCTCCAGTAGCGGCTTCGGCTGCTGCAGGCAAAGGCGACGAAATCACCGATAACGAATTTGAAGCCTTGCTCGATGAGTTGCACGGCAAAGGCAAGTTCGAGCCGGACGTGGCTGCTGTTGCCGCGCCTGCTGCGGTGGCCAAAGCCGCTCCTGCAGCCGCTGCCAAGCCCGCACCTGCTCCGGCACCGGCCGCCAAACCGGCTGCTGCACCTGCCAAAGCTGCCGCGCCTGCACCTGCTCCGGCCAAGGCACCTGCGCCAACCGGCGAGAAGCCTGTTGCTTCAGAAGCGGAAACCACTGTGCGGGTCGATACCGCGCGCCTGGACGAGATCATGAACATGGTCGGCGAACTGGTGCTGGTGCGTAACCGGCTGGTGCGCCTGGGTCTCAACAGCGGCGACGAAGCCATGTCCAAGGCGGTGTCCAACCTTGACGTGGTCACGGCCGACTTGCAGACCGCCGTGATGAAGACGCGGATGCAGCCGATCAAGAAAGTCTTTGGCCGCTTCCCGCGACTGGTTCGCGACCTGGCGCGTCAGCTCAAGAAAGAAATCAACCTTGAGCTGGTGGGTGAAGAGACCGACCTGGACAAAAACCTCGTAGAGGCGCTTGCCGACCCGTTGGTCCACTTGGTGCGCAACGCAGTCGATCACGGTATCGAAACGCCGGAAGAACGCGAAGCATCGGGCAAGTCCCGAGGCGGGCGCGTGATTCTGTCTGCCGAACAGGAAGGCGACCACATCCTGCTGTCGATTTCCGATGACGGCAAGGGCATGGACCCTAACGTGCTTCGCGCCATCGCCGTCAAACGCGGCGTGATGGACAAGGACGCCGCAGATCGGTTGAGCGACAGCGACTGCTACAACCTGATCTTTGCACCGGGCTTCTCGACCAAAACCGAGATTTCCGATGTGTCCGGTCGTGGCGTGGGCATGGACGTGGTGAAAACCAAGATCGCCCAGCTCAATGGCACCATCAACATCTACTCCACCAAGGGTCAGGGCTCGAAGATCGTCATCAAGGTCCCGTTGACCCTGGCGATCATGCCGACCCTGATGGTCATGCTGGGCAATCAGGCGTTCGCCTTCCCACTGGTCAACGTCAACGAGATTTTCCACCTGGACCTGTCGACCACCAACGTCGTCGACGGTCAGGAAGTGGTCATCGTGCGGGACAAGGCCTTGCCGCTGTTTTACCTCAAGCGTTGGCTGGTCAGTTCGGCGGCGCATGAGGAACAGCACGAAGGTCACGTGGTAATTCTGTCCGTGGGCACCCAGCGCATCGGCTTTGTAGTCGATCAACTGGTTGGCCAGGAAGAAGTGGTGATCAAGCCTCTGGGCAAGATGTTGCAAGGCACGCCAGGGATGTCGGGCGCAACCATCACCGGTGACGGTCGCATCGCATTGATTCTGGATGTGCCAAGTATGCTCAAGCGCTACGCCGCACGGCGTATTTGA
- the cheZ gene encoding chemotaxis phosphatase, CheZ — translation MENDETSMGEFESTLKKHATELVASLEKGRFGDAVQLIHELNQARDRGLYQEIGKLTRELHSAIVNFQIDPNMPQAEEVSQITDATERLSYVVRLTENAANRTMDLVEQSTPLMNSLSTDAKALSADWGRFMRREVGADEFRELARNVEGFLTRTEKDSHEVATHLNDILLAQDFQDLTGQVIKRVTQLVTEVESNLLKLVLMASHVDRFAGISHDEESIRAEKDPEKHIKQGEGPQINADKREDVVSGQDDVDDLLSSLGF, via the coding sequence ATGGAGAACGATGAAACGTCAATGGGCGAGTTTGAATCGACCCTGAAAAAACACGCCACCGAGCTGGTTGCGAGCCTTGAAAAAGGCCGTTTCGGCGACGCGGTGCAATTGATTCACGAGCTTAACCAGGCCCGGGATCGTGGCCTGTATCAGGAAATCGGCAAATTGACCCGCGAGTTGCACAGCGCGATCGTCAATTTCCAGATTGACCCGAACATGCCTCAAGCCGAAGAAGTGTCCCAGATCACCGATGCCACCGAACGCCTGTCGTATGTAGTCAGGCTGACGGAAAATGCGGCTAACCGCACTATGGATCTGGTTGAACAAAGCACTCCCTTGATGAACAGTCTGAGTACCGATGCCAAGGCATTGAGCGCCGACTGGGGACGCTTCATGCGTCGCGAAGTGGGTGCTGATGAGTTTCGTGAATTGGCGCGCAACGTAGAAGGGTTTCTGACTCGTACCGAGAAAGACAGCCACGAAGTTGCTACACATCTGAACGACATTCTTCTGGCTCAGGACTTCCAGGACCTGACCGGTCAAGTGATCAAGCGCGTGACGCAATTGGTCACCGAGGTCGAGAGCAATCTGCTCAAGCTGGTGCTCATGGCCAGTCATGTGGACCGCTTTGCGGGCATCTCCCATGACGAAGAATCCATCCGCGCAGAAAAAGATCCAGAAAAACATATCAAACAGGGTGAAGGTCCGCAGATTAATGCCGATAAACGAGAAGACGTTGTGTCCGGACAGGACGATGTAGACGATCTGCTATCGAGCCTGGGCTTCTAG
- the cheY_2 gene encoding response regulator receiver protein, protein MKILIVDDFSTMRRIIKNLLRDLGFTNTSEADDGLTALPMLESGSFDFLVTDWNMPGMTGIDLLRKVRADERLKHLPVLMVTAEAKRDQIIEAAQAGVNGYVVKPFTAQALKEKIEKIFERVNS, encoded by the coding sequence ATGAAAATCCTCATCGTTGATGACTTCTCAACGATGCGGCGGATCATTAAGAACCTGCTGCGTGATCTGGGCTTCACCAACACGTCCGAAGCCGATGACGGGCTTACCGCGTTGCCGATGCTGGAAAGCGGTTCCTTTGACTTTCTGGTAACGGACTGGAACATGCCCGGGATGACCGGTATCGACCTGCTCCGCAAAGTACGTGCCGACGAGCGCCTCAAGCACTTGCCGGTGTTGATGGTGACCGCCGAAGCAAAACGCGACCAGATCATCGAGGCTGCTCAAGCCGGTGTGAATGGTTATGTAGTCAAGCCGTTCACGGCTCAGGCGCTGAAAGAAAAGATCGAAAAGATCTTTGAACGCGTCAATAGCTGA
- the fliA gene encoding flagellar biosynthesis sigma factor yields MTASGYQMYSKASKNSQYELIERYAPLVKRIAYHLLARLPASVQVEDLIQAGMIGLLEVSTKYDCTKGASFETYAGIRIRGAMLDEVRKGDWAPRSVHRNTRMVSDAIRTIEAKTGRDAKDHEVAAELQLSLDDYYGILNDTLGSRLFSFDDLLQDGEHEGLHEDGASGSLEPSRDLEDERFQAALADAIANLPERERLVLALYYDEELNLKEIGEVLGVSESRVSQLHSQCAARLRGRLGEWRAR; encoded by the coding sequence ATGACAGCGAGCGGTTATCAGATGTACAGCAAGGCCTCGAAGAACTCTCAATACGAGTTGATCGAACGCTACGCGCCGCTGGTCAAGCGCATTGCCTACCACCTGCTGGCGCGTCTGCCGGCGAGCGTTCAGGTGGAAGACCTGATCCAGGCGGGCATGATCGGCCTGCTGGAGGTCTCGACCAAATACGATTGCACCAAGGGCGCGAGTTTCGAAACTTACGCAGGCATTCGTATCCGTGGCGCAATGCTCGATGAAGTGCGCAAGGGCGACTGGGCACCACGCTCGGTGCACCGCAATACGCGCATGGTCAGTGACGCAATTCGAACAATTGAAGCTAAAACAGGCCGCGACGCTAAAGATCACGAAGTTGCGGCCGAACTCCAATTGAGTCTCGATGATTATTACGGGATTTTGAACGATACCTTGGGCAGCCGGCTGTTCAGTTTCGACGACCTTTTGCAGGACGGCGAACATGAAGGGCTGCATGAGGATGGCGCAAGCGGTTCGCTTGAGCCGTCGCGTGACCTGGAAGACGAGCGTTTCCAGGCTGCGTTGGCAGATGCAATTGCCAATTTGCCGGAGCGTGAGCGTCTGGTCTTGGCGCTGTACTACGACGAAGAGCTGAACCTCAAGGAAATCGGTGAGGTCCTGGGGGTCAGTGAATCGCGGGTCAGCCAGTTACACAGCCAGTGCGCAGCTCGTTTGCGAGGGCGTTTGGGAGAGTGGCGAGCGCGTTGA
- the fleN gene encoding flagellar synthesis regulator FleN has protein sequence MGSMHPVQVIAVTGGKGGVGKTNVSVNLSLALAELGRRVLLLDADLGLANVDVLLGLTPKRTLADVIEGRCELRDVLLQGPGGIRIVPAASGTQSMVHLSPAQHAGLIQAFSDIGDNLDVLVIDTAAGIGESVVSFVRAAHEVLLVVCDEPTSITDAYALIKLLNRDYGMNRFRVLANMAQSPQEGRNLFAKLTKVTDRFLDVALQYVGAVPYDESVRKAVQKQRAVYEAFPRSKCSLAFKAIAQKVDTWPLPANPRGHLEFFVERLVYQTSAGPVQ, from the coding sequence ATGGGCAGCATGCATCCCGTACAGGTGATCGCGGTGACCGGCGGCAAAGGTGGCGTCGGTAAGACTAACGTGTCAGTGAATCTGTCGCTGGCCCTGGCTGAACTCGGTCGTCGGGTTCTGCTGCTTGATGCTGACTTGGGTCTGGCTAACGTCGATGTCTTACTGGGGCTGACACCCAAACGCACCCTGGCCGATGTGATCGAAGGCCGCTGTGAGCTGCGCGACGTGCTGCTGCAAGGCCCGGGCGGTATTCGTATCGTGCCTGCGGCTTCCGGCACTCAGAGCATGGTGCATCTGAGCCCGGCCCAGCACGCCGGCCTGATCCAGGCGTTCAGCGACATTGGCGACAATCTTGACGTGCTGGTGATCGACACGGCCGCCGGAATCGGCGAGTCGGTGGTCAGCTTCGTGCGAGCCGCTCATGAAGTGCTGCTGGTGGTCTGCGACGAGCCGACCTCCATCACCGACGCCTACGCCTTGATCAAACTGCTCAATCGCGACTACGGCATGAACCGCTTCCGCGTCCTGGCCAACATGGCCCAGAGTCCGCAGGAAGGGCGCAACCTGTTCGCCAAGCTGACCAAGGTTACCGATCGTTTTCTTGACGTCGCCCTGCAATACGTAGGCGCCGTGCCTTACGACGAAAGCGTGCGCAAGGCTGTACAGAAGCAGCGCGCGGTTTACGAAGCTTTCCCTCGCTCCAAATGCTCGCTGGCGTTCAAGGCCATCGCGCAGAAGGTCGACACCTGGCCATTGCCTGCTAATCCGCGGGGCCATCTGGAGTTCTTCGTCGAGCGACTCGTTTACCAGACCAGTGCGGGGCCGGTTCAATGA
- the flhF gene encoding flagellar biosynthesis regulator FlhF, whose protein sequence is MQVKRFFAADMRQAMKLVRDELGAEAAIIGNRRIAGGVELTAALDYKLSALAPRVPNIELEDELRKTQSRIVSAQAELNNRGESDGSVNRQLFAGLPLDATDTHIEPTLEEPPRPLAQAYAPAAAPAVSQRGYDSMRSELNGLRELLEVQLGSLAWSQLQGSRPAQANLWRRLQRVGLSGPLSRDLLDMIPDIEEPRQAWRMLLAHLARMISVPDVEPLEEGGVIAMVGPAGMGKTTTLAKLAARYVLKYGAQNIALVSMDSFRIGAQEQLKTLGRILNVPVTHVDPGQSLAQALDPLLRKRVVLIDTAGLQASDPALRMQLESLAGRGIKSRNYLVLATTSQKQVLTAAYHSYKRCGLAGCILTKLDETASLGEVLSLAISHELPVAYLTDGPRIPDDLHLPRRHQLVTRAVNVQMQEEPSEEAMADMFADLYHNPSKRVG, encoded by the coding sequence ATGCAAGTTAAGCGATTTTTCGCCGCCGATATGCGTCAAGCCATGAAGCTGGTTCGCGATGAGCTGGGCGCCGAGGCGGCCATCATCGGTAACCGGCGCATTGCTGGCGGCGTCGAGCTGACTGCTGCTCTGGATTACAAGCTGTCGGCGTTGGCGCCTCGGGTGCCGAACATCGAGCTTGAAGATGAGCTGCGCAAAACCCAGTCGCGTATTGTGTCGGCCCAGGCTGAACTCAATAACCGTGGCGAAAGCGATGGCTCGGTCAACCGTCAGCTGTTCGCCGGGTTGCCGCTGGACGCCACCGACACGCACATCGAGCCCACCCTGGAAGAGCCGCCACGCCCGCTTGCTCAGGCCTATGCCCCGGCAGCGGCCCCTGCGGTCAGCCAGCGCGGCTATGACTCGATGCGCTCTGAATTGAATGGCCTGCGCGAATTGCTGGAAGTCCAGCTCGGTTCGCTGGCCTGGAGCCAGTTGCAGGGCAGCCGTCCTGCGCAAGCCAACCTCTGGCGTCGTCTGCAGCGCGTGGGTCTGTCTGGCCCGCTGTCGCGTGACTTGCTGGACATGATCCCGGATATCGAAGAACCCCGTCAGGCCTGGCGCATGCTGCTGGCTCACCTGGCCCGCATGATTTCCGTCCCTGACGTCGAGCCTCTCGAAGAGGGTGGCGTGATTGCCATGGTGGGCCCTGCGGGCATGGGCAAAACCACGACGCTGGCCAAGCTGGCCGCTCGTTACGTGCTCAAGTACGGCGCGCAGAATATCGCGCTGGTGAGCATGGACAGCTTCCGCATTGGTGCTCAGGAACAACTCAAGACGCTGGGTCGCATTCTCAATGTGCCTGTGACCCACGTCGACCCTGGCCAGTCACTGGCTCAGGCGCTGGATCCACTGCTGCGCAAGCGCGTGGTGCTGATCGATACCGCCGGCCTGCAGGCCAGCGACCCGGCACTGCGCATGCAGCTTGAAAGCCTGGCAGGGCGCGGCATCAAGTCGCGCAATTACCTGGTACTGGCAACAACAAGCCAGAAGCAGGTGCTTACGGCGGCGTATCACAGTTACAAACGTTGCGGCCTGGCCGGGTGCATTCTGACCAAGCTGGATGAAACCGCCAGCCTGGGCGAAGTGCTCAGCCTGGCAATCAGTCATGAGCTTCCAGTGGCCTATCTCACTGATGGACCACGCATTCCTGACGACCTTCACCTGCCACGCAGGCACCAACTGGTGACCCGCGCTGTCAATGTGCAGATGCAAGAAGAGCCTAGCGAGGAAGCGATGGCAGACATGTTCGCCGATCTTTACCACAACCCCAGCAAACGGGTGGGCTAA